In the Quercus lobata isolate SW786 chromosome 5, ValleyOak3.0 Primary Assembly, whole genome shotgun sequence genome, one interval contains:
- the LOC115992842 gene encoding proline dehydrogenase 2, mitochondrial-like: MAIRALSQKKLLKSLSLRYFSPKPLNTAASASPSASSSISINLTEKPESILQNQLAALSANTNANTNNSSYINLHDAEKLFSSVSTTKLLRATANLHLASMEPIVDLGMWVMNSKLMDMEVFRDIVLAFVKHTFYEHFCAGENALATENTVRSLNSGGAGLRAMLVYAVEYASDNQSCDRNLEAFLDTVEIAKSLPPSSVSFIIVKLSAICPMKLLERVSDLLRWQYKDSSFNLPWKLDTLPIFSDISPTYHTLKRPEPLTLEEEHDLQLGHQRLLKICQKCLDANVPLTIDAEHTSVQPAIDYLTYSSAIMYNKYDNIVMYGTIQAYLKDAKERLLLASKAADNIGIPMGFKLVRGAYMSSERKLASSLGFESPIHNSIQETHACYNECASFMIDKIANGPGALVLATHNVESGKIAVAKAHDLGIGRVSQKLEFAQLYGMSEPLSFGLRNAGFQVSKYMPFGPVEIVIPYLLRRAEENRGLLSASSLDRQLMRKELKRRLKAAVI, translated from the exons ATGGCAATCCGTGCCTTGTCTCAAAAGAAACTCCTAAAAAGCCTCTCTCTCCGCTACTTCTCCCCTAAGCCTCTCAACACCGCCGCTTCCGCTTCACCCTCAGCCTCTTCTTCCATCTCCATCAACCTCACAGAGAAGCCCGAATCCATTCTCCAAAACCAACTTGCTGCATTATCCGCAAACACAAACGCAAACACAAACAACTCCTCCTACATCAACCTCCACGATGCTGAGAAGCTATTCTCATCTGTGTCAACCACAAAGCTCCTACGAGCCACAGCCAACCTGCACTTGGCGTCCATGGAACCCATTGTGGATTTGGGAATGTGGGTCATGAACTCCAAGCTCATGGACATGGAGGTTTTCAGAGATATCGTGTTGGCTTTTGTGAAGCACACGTTTTACGAGCATTTTTGTGCAGGAGAGAACGCTTTGGCTACTGAAAACACCGTGCGGAGCCTGAACAGTGGTGGCGCTGGACTTAGAGCCATGCTGGTTTATGCTGTGGAATATGCCAGTGACAATCAGTCCTGTGATCGAAACTTGGAAGCCTTCCTTGACACCGTTGAGATAGCCAAGTCTCTTCCACCATCTTCT GTGAGTTTTATAATTGTGAAACTATCTGCTATTTGTCCCATGAAGCTGCTTGAACGGGTTAGTGACTTGTTGAGATGGCAATACAAAGACTCTTCTTTCAATCTACCATGGAAGCTAGATACCCTCCCCATTTTCTCTGATATTAGCCCTACGTATCACACCCTCAAAAGGCCAGAACCGTTAACATTAGAAGAAGAACATGATCTCCAACTAGGGCACCAGAGATTACTTAAAATATGCCAAAAGTGTCTAGATGCCAATGTCCCTTTGACAATTGACGCCGAACATACGTCAGTTCAACCAGCCATTGATTATTTGACATACTCTTCAGCGATCATGTACAACAAATATGATAACATTGTCATGTACGGGACAATTCAAGCTTACTTGAAAGATGCAAAAGAAAGATTGTTGCTGGCATCAAAGGCTGCAGACAACATAGGAATCCCAATGGGTTTCAAATTGGTCAGAGGAGCTTATATGTCAAGTGAAAGAAAACTAGCTTCTTCCTTAGGTTTTGAATCTCCTATCCACAATAGCATACAAGAAACACATGCATGCTATAATGAATGTGCTTCTTTTATGATTGATAAGATTGCCAATGGTCCTGGTGCACTTGTTCTTGCAACTCATAATGTGGAATCAG GGAAAATAGCAGTGGCAAAAGCACATGATTTAGGTATTGGAAGGGTAAGCCAAAAGCTAGAATTCGCACAATTATACGGAATGTCAGAACCACTTTCCTTTGGTTTGAGAAATGCAGGATTTCAAGTTAGTAAGTACATGCCATTTGGCCCTGTGGAGATAGTTATACCATACCTTCTAAGGAGGGCTGAAGAGAATAGAGGGCTTTTATCAGCTTCATCCCTTGACAGGCAACTCATGAG GAAAGAATTGAAGAGGAGACTAAAAGCAGCAGTTATTTAA
- the LOC115992113 gene encoding DNA oxidative demethylase ALKBH2 gives MSLKFKAVSDSDTDPKSPNSKPNNENTIKREIVDLRNGSEVLYIQRFFTYDQSWKWFHFLNNHIPWTRPTVRVFGRSCLQPRDTCYVASPGLPELIYSGYQPHAYSWDDYPPLKDILDAVHKALPGSYFNSLLLNRYKGGNDYVGWHSDDEKLYGLTPEIASVSFGCDRDFFLKKKPCKTSNVSKRHDEEPASKRLKKSCHADQYTFKLKHGSLLVMRGNTQRDWIHSVPKRAKVDTTRINLTFRHVL, from the exons ATGAGTTTGAAGTTTAAAGCGGTGTCAGACTCAGACACCGATCCGAAAAGCCCCAACAGTAAGCCCAACAATGAAAACAcaataaagagagagatagtGGATTTAAGGAATGGAAGCGAAGTCCTGTACATACAAAGGTTCTTCACCTACGACCAATCCTGGAAATGGTTCCATTTTCTTAACAATCACATTCCTTGGACCAGACCCACCGTTCGTGTCTTTGGTCGCTCTTGTCTTCAG CCTAGAGACACATGTTATGTTGCAAGTCCAGGATTGCCAGAGTTGATTTACAGTGGATATCAGCCACATGCCTATTCTTGGGATGATTATCCTCCACTTAAGGACATCTTGGATGCG GTACATAAAGCCCTTCCTGGGAGTTATTTCAATAGCTTACTCTTAAATAGGTATAAAGGTGGTAATGACTATGTCGGTTGGCATTCTGATGATGAGAAGCTTTATGGTTTGACTCCAGAGATTGCTTCAGTATCCTTCGGATGTGATCGTGATTTCTTCTTGAAGAAGAAACCCTGCAAGACATCAAATG TGTCAAAAAGGCATGATGAAGAACCTGCAAGCAAGCGATTGAAGAAGAGCTGCCATGCTGATCAGTACACTTTCAAACTTAAGCATGGATCACTGTTGGTGATGAGAGGCAACACTCAACGGGATTGGATCCACTCAGTGCCTAAGCGTGCAAAAGTAGACACAACTCGTATTAACCTCACTTTCAGACATGTTCTTTGA